The Candidatus Peregrinibacteria bacterium genome includes the window TTTCTGAAACGAGGGCGCGTTTTGTGTTGAGATTGAACGTATCTTTTGACCAATTTTCCACTGAAGAATATCGAAACTTAGAATTTTTTCCGACAAATACTTCTACAAGACCTGCATGGAGAGCATTTGAGCCGTATTTCGGGGCGGAACAGCCTTCAATATACTGCGCTTCCGCACCATCTTCCAAAATAATGAGTGTATGTTCAAATTGTCCCATTCCTTCAGCATTCATTCGAAAATAGGCTTGCATTGGCCTCAAAACTTTCACTCCACTCGGAACATAGAGAAATGTGCCACCAGAAAAAACGGCACCATGGAGAGCGGCAAATTTATGATCGGTAGAGGGAACACACTTCATGAAATATTTTTGCACTTTGTCTGGATACTTCCTCAGAGCAACATCAAAATCCTCAAAAATTACGCCCATTTTTGCCCATTCTTCTTGAAGATTGTGGTATACGTTTTCGCTTTCATACTGAGCCCCAACACCCGCAAGCATTGCGCGCTCGGCCTCAGGAATTTTGAGACGATCAAATGTCTTTTTTATTTCTGGATCTACCTCCTCCCAAGTTTTTGCATGTTTTTTCTTCCCGAGTGGAGCGTAATAACAGATGTTCTCATAGTTGAGAGAGGAAAGATCGACTCCCCACGTGGGATTTGGCGCTTTCAGAAAATATTTGAGGGATATTAAACGATGCTCAAGCATCCACCTAGGTTCGTGTTTATCAGCAGAAATCTTTCTCACAAGTTTTTCGGAAAGACCTCGAGAAAGTCCCTTCATGTAGGGCGTCGAATTATGAGAGTCGAGATCTGATCTTGTAAGCGTTGAAAAATCAATTTCGACTTTCTGTGATTTTGCCGGCTTTGATTCGCGAAGTGAAGTCATGAAGAGACTGAAGATGGCGCGGGAATATTCCAAGATTCTTCAACGCAATTTTTACACGCGTTAAATACCGCAAATCCTTTCGATCGTGCTTTTGCTGCGATTTCTTCTCCTCCTGATGCCACAATACGCCCATCGCAAAAAATATGAATTTTCGTAGGATGGAGCTCGGTAATAACCTTTTCTGAATGAGTAACAAGGATGACGCTTTTTATTCCATTACTTATAAAAGTGCGAATCCCATCGCAAATGTTTTTCATCGCGTCAAAATCAAGTCCTGAATCAATTTCATCCAAGAAAGCGAGTTTTGCTCCAAGCATGAAAAGCGACACGATTTCCATTTTTTTCCGTTCTCCTCCGGATGCTCCTTCGTTCATATGACGCTTCGAAAAATCAGGAGAAAGTCTCATCGTATCTAAATGTGAACGAAGGGCTTTTCGAAAGGCGATAATGTTCTGAGGCTTTTCCATGGAATTCGTTTTTTGTGCAGCCCGCAGAATTTCCTCAGCAGAAACTCCGGAAATAGCCGGAGGAGTTTGATGTGAAAGAAAGATTCCTGCCCGTGCAACTTCTGAAGTAGAGAGATCCATAAGATTTCTTTTTTCGAACAAAATTTTCCCTTTTGTAACATGATAATTTGAATGCCGTAAAAGCACTTTCCCGAGTGTGGATTTTCCACTTCCATTTGGTCCGTAAATAACATGAAACTCTCCGGGGTGAACTGTAAGATTTACACCTTTAAGAATAGGAATTTCTTCGTATTTCGCCTGAAGATTTTCTATGAAAAGCATATTTTTGTAAGCGG containing:
- the sufB gene encoding Fe-S cluster assembly protein SufB → MTSLRESKPAKSQKVEIDFSTLTRSDLDSHNSTPYMKGLSRGLSEKLVRKISADKHEPRWMLEHRLISLKYFLKAPNPTWGVDLSSLNYENICYYAPLGKKKHAKTWEEVDPEIKKTFDRLKIPEAERAMLAGVGAQYESENVYHNLQEEWAKMGVIFEDFDVALRKYPDKVQKYFMKCVPSTDHKFAALHGAVFSGGTFLYVPSGVKVLRPMQAYFRMNAEGMGQFEHTLIILEDGAEAQYIEGCSAPKYGSNALHAGLVEVFVGKNSKFRYSSVENWSKDTFNLNTKRALVSENARMEWIGGNMGSQATMLYPCSLLVGKNSRAEHLSIAVAGNGQNQDTGAKVILIGENTKASVISKSISKAGGISTYRGLVDVKKTAKNAMVNIECDALLFGKSTSDTVPTIKNASENASITHEASAGKISEEVLFYLESRGLTEEEAKGIIMNGFLEEIIKTLPLEYAVELNRLIEMEMEGSVG
- the sufC gene encoding Fe-S cluster assembly ATPase SufC, translating into MLFIENLQAKYEEIPILKGVNLTVHPGEFHVIYGPNGSGKSTLGKVLLRHSNYHVTKGKILFEKRNLMDLSTSEVARAGIFLSHQTPPAISGVSAEEILRAAQKTNSMEKPQNIIAFRKALRSHLDTMRLSPDFSKRHMNEGASGGERKKMEIVSLFMLGAKLAFLDEIDSGLDFDAMKNICDGIRTFISNGIKSVILVTHSEKVITELHPTKIHIFCDGRIVASGGEEIAAKARSKGFAVFNACKNCVEESWNIPAPSSVSS